A genomic region of Streptomyces rimosus contains the following coding sequences:
- a CDS encoding MFS transporter, whose amino-acid sequence MTRAEQAPDITKAQGPDGAPRRVSQLRQLAAASVGNAVEWYDWYAYSFLAVYIADRVFPKGTGNSLVPLLSTFAVFAVGFFMRPIGGLLMGAVADRRGRRAALTVTILLMGGGSLLVAVVPTYAATGVLAPVVLVVARLVQGLSVGGEFAASTTFLVESAGPGRRGLFSSFQYVSTTAGQLLASGTAALLAGVLTEDQMGQWGWRLVFLIGAVLSLIGLWVRSGARETRSAQQRAAARPGLFEALRRHPRQSLLICGITAGGTLAYYTWTTYLPTYAQVNAGFDKSQALTAGTLSLLFFTLLQPLGGMLSDRIGRKPLLLGFALGFAVLAVPLLHLVTDAFWSLLLVQCAGMVLLTGYTAVAAAVNAEVFPARVRAAGIGFPYSLTVALFGGTAPYVGTWFKQAGHPDLFPWYVSALCLVSFVVYLTLPETAKQKLET is encoded by the coding sequence ATGACACGTGCGGAGCAGGCCCCGGACATAACGAAAGCGCAAGGACCCGACGGCGCGCCGCGGCGGGTGTCGCAGCTGCGGCAGCTGGCCGCGGCGTCCGTCGGCAACGCCGTGGAGTGGTACGACTGGTACGCGTACTCCTTCCTGGCCGTCTACATCGCCGACCGGGTCTTCCCCAAGGGCACCGGCAACTCCCTGGTGCCGCTGCTGTCCACCTTCGCGGTGTTCGCGGTGGGCTTCTTCATGCGCCCGATCGGCGGACTGCTGATGGGCGCGGTCGCCGACCGCCGGGGCCGCCGCGCCGCGCTGACCGTGACGATCCTCCTGATGGGCGGCGGCAGCCTGCTCGTCGCCGTCGTCCCCACCTACGCGGCCACCGGCGTGCTGGCGCCGGTCGTGCTCGTCGTCGCCCGGCTCGTCCAGGGGCTCTCGGTCGGCGGCGAGTTCGCCGCCTCCACCACCTTCCTCGTCGAATCGGCGGGCCCGGGGCGGCGCGGGCTGTTCTCCAGCTTCCAGTACGTCTCCACCACCGCCGGCCAGCTGCTGGCGTCCGGCACCGCGGCCCTGCTCGCGGGCGTCCTCACCGAGGACCAGATGGGGCAGTGGGGCTGGCGCCTGGTGTTCCTGATCGGCGCCGTGCTCAGCCTGATCGGCCTGTGGGTACGCAGCGGGGCGCGCGAGACGCGCAGCGCGCAGCAGCGCGCCGCCGCCCGCCCCGGCCTCTTCGAGGCGCTGCGCCGCCACCCCCGGCAGTCCCTGCTGATCTGCGGCATCACCGCGGGCGGCACCCTCGCCTACTACACCTGGACCACCTACCTGCCCACCTACGCGCAGGTCAACGCGGGCTTCGACAAGAGCCAGGCGCTCACCGCCGGCACCCTGTCGCTGCTCTTCTTCACCCTGCTCCAGCCGCTCGGCGGCATGCTCTCGGACCGGATCGGCCGCAAGCCGCTGCTGCTCGGCTTCGCGCTGGGCTTCGCGGTGCTCGCCGTACCGCTGCTGCACCTGGTGACCGACGCGTTCTGGTCGCTGCTGCTGGTGCAGTGCGCGGGCATGGTGCTGCTGACCGGCTACACGGCGGTGGCCGCGGCCGTGAACGCCGAGGTCTTCCCGGCCCGCGTACGGGCCGCGGGCATCGGCTTCCCGTACTCCCTGACCGTGGCCCTCTTCGGCGGCACCGCGCCCTACGTGGGCACCTGGTTCAAGCAGGCCGGGCACCCGGACCTGTTCCCCTGGTACGTGTCCGCGCTCTGCCTGGTCTCCTTCGTCGTCTACCTGACCCTGCCGGAGACCGCCAAGCAGAAGCTGGAAACCTGA
- a CDS encoding lactate utilization protein B: protein MSGTYLGMPAFPTAAASSTQDGRLRANLRYATHTIRDKRAKAVAELDDWARLRAAGAAVKDRTLRHLDHYLEQLEEAVTAAGGQVHWAADAAEANAIVARLVRETGEREVVKVKSMATQETGLNRTLAEAGISAYETDLAELIVQLGDDLPSHILVPAIHRNRGEIRDIFREQMGRWGRAAPEGLSDAPGELAEAARLHLREKFLNAKVGISGANFMVAETGTLVVVESEGNGRMCLTLPETLISVVGIEKIVPTWQDLEIFLQLLPRSSTAERMNPYTSMWTGTTDGDGPRTFHLVLLDNGRTDTLADTVGRQALRCIRCSACLNVCPVYERAGGHAYGSAYPGPIGAILTPQLRGTASELDASLPYASSLCGACYEVCPVAIDIPEVLVHLRERVVQGGKVTRRGVKTVLKPAKGHAAERAAMRAAGFAFDHPGVLRAGQRLAGRTRRLHPRRLPGPGHAWSDTRDLPPVPAESFRDWWRRTRGEEQGK, encoded by the coding sequence ATGAGCGGCACATATCTCGGCATGCCCGCGTTCCCCACGGCCGCCGCGTCCTCCACTCAGGACGGCCGGCTGCGCGCGAATCTGCGGTACGCCACCCACACCATCCGCGACAAGCGGGCCAAGGCGGTCGCCGAGCTGGACGACTGGGCGCGGCTGCGGGCCGCGGGCGCCGCCGTCAAGGACCGTACGCTGCGCCATCTCGACCACTATCTGGAACAGCTGGAGGAGGCGGTGACGGCGGCCGGCGGGCAGGTGCACTGGGCGGCGGACGCCGCCGAGGCCAACGCCATCGTCGCCCGGCTGGTGCGGGAGACCGGCGAGCGCGAGGTCGTCAAGGTCAAGTCGATGGCGACGCAGGAGACCGGGCTGAACCGGACGCTGGCCGAGGCCGGCATCAGCGCGTACGAGACGGACCTCGCGGAGCTGATCGTGCAGCTCGGCGACGATCTGCCGTCGCACATCCTGGTGCCCGCGATCCACCGCAACCGCGGCGAGATCCGGGACATCTTCCGTGAGCAGATGGGCCGCTGGGGCCGCGCGGCGCCCGAGGGGCTGTCCGACGCGCCGGGCGAGCTGGCGGAGGCGGCGCGGCTGCACCTGCGCGAGAAGTTCCTGAACGCCAAGGTCGGCATCTCGGGCGCCAACTTCATGGTGGCGGAGACCGGCACGCTCGTCGTCGTGGAGTCCGAGGGCAACGGCCGGATGTGCCTGACCCTGCCGGAGACGCTGATCTCCGTCGTCGGCATCGAGAAGATCGTGCCCACCTGGCAGGACCTGGAGATCTTCCTCCAGCTGCTGCCCCGCTCCTCGACCGCCGAGCGGATGAACCCGTACACCTCGATGTGGACCGGAACGACGGACGGCGACGGCCCCCGCACCTTCCACCTCGTGCTGCTGGACAACGGCCGCACCGACACGCTCGCCGACACGGTGGGCCGCCAGGCGCTGCGCTGCATCCGCTGCTCGGCCTGCCTGAACGTGTGCCCGGTGTACGAACGGGCCGGCGGGCACGCGTACGGCTCGGCGTATCCGGGCCCGATCGGCGCGATCCTCACGCCGCAGCTGCGCGGTACGGCGAGCGAGCTGGACGCCTCGCTGCCGTACGCGTCGTCGCTGTGCGGCGCCTGCTACGAGGTGTGCCCGGTGGCCATCGACATCCCGGAGGTGCTGGTGCATCTGCGGGAGCGGGTGGTGCAGGGCGGCAAGGTGACGCGGCGCGGGGTGAAGACCGTCCTGAAGCCGGCCAAGGGGCACGCCGCCGAGCGGGCGGCGATGCGCGCGGCGGGGTTCGCCTTCGATCATCCGGGGGTGCTGCGGGCCGGCCAGCGGCTGGCGGGCCGCACCCGGCGGCTGCATCCGCGCCGGCTGCCGGGCCCCGGGCACGCCTGGTCGGACACCCGGGACCTGCCGCCGGTTCCGGCCGAGTCGTTCCGGGACTGGTGGCGGCGTACGCGTGGAGAGGAGCAGGGCAAGTGA
- a CDS encoding DUF4142 domain-containing protein, with protein MRNVGRRRSVIGNVRSRFSVGTGLVVAGLSLTAVAILLPVQLFASSGSAAGSSAPAAQDDGLGVWNTPSGPLSPLDREFVRKVRQAGLWELPAGRQALQRGTRQAIKHAGRHLMEGHTDLNQRAADTARALNITLPGQPTPEQQGWLAQLDAAEGDAYERLFANLARQAHGKVFSLVAQVRASTRNSMIRDLATRANSVVLDHITALEQTGLVDFEALTDGQPPK; from the coding sequence GTGCGCAACGTCGGACGGCGGCGTTCGGTGATCGGCAATGTCCGGTCGCGGTTTTCGGTGGGTACGGGTCTGGTCGTCGCCGGGCTTTCCCTGACGGCCGTGGCCATCCTGCTGCCGGTGCAGTTGTTCGCGAGCAGCGGCAGCGCGGCGGGAAGTTCCGCGCCTGCCGCGCAGGACGACGGGCTCGGGGTGTGGAACACGCCGTCGGGCCCCCTGTCACCGCTCGACCGGGAATTCGTCAGAAAGGTACGGCAGGCCGGGCTGTGGGAATTGCCCGCCGGCCGGCAAGCACTGCAACGCGGTACACGGCAGGCCATCAAGCATGCGGGCCGACATTTGATGGAGGGGCACACCGATCTCAATCAGCGTGCCGCCGACACGGCCCGCGCTCTGAACATCACGCTTCCCGGACAGCCGACGCCCGAGCAGCAGGGCTGGCTCGCCCAGCTCGACGCGGCCGAAGGAGATGCCTATGAGCGGTTGTTCGCGAATCTGGCCCGCCAGGCGCACGGCAAGGTGTTCTCCCTTGTCGCGCAGGTGCGGGCGAGCACCCGGAATTCCATGATCCGGGATTTGGCCACTCGCGCCAATTCCGTCGTGCTCGATCACATTACGGCGCTGGAACAGACCGGACTGGTCGACTTCGAAGCGCTCACCGATGGACAGCCACCCAAGTAG
- a CDS encoding DUF1996 domain-containing protein: MKRQKRITARPHKRTRLSKRSGALILTALAACGGTAIIAAQALAGPGGPGAGGTDASAGGGAGTVAGRTISCPDVGQRLRSLPPAAAPEVNRDLGQLDAQVAQAFRRWSADPGTQDQVLRGLEKDRKATIGRITDALRRAGERPDALDRLSACRTTTGNATTARNAPRDARGGNSAGNGPFRDDFVDIKTVRPNTRGNGQGGRGTASGSFRSECGRNENRHNNPDNLIVAPGVSNGAHHMHDYVGNLATSAFSSDRELAGAGTTCGNGDRSTYYWPVLRLRDNGRERDADAPGGGQDGNVGTILRPAAVSLKFDGNGADKVTAMPPFLRNLTGDAKALTNGPANANASWSCTGFENRQLKNKYPICPRGSNVVRSLAFPNCWDGRNIDSANHRTHVVFPDGNGRCRNGFRAIPRLVQRLTYAVPPNAQYAVDSFPDQLHNPVTDHGDFINAMPQRLMRTAVDCINSGRDCR; this comes from the coding sequence ATGAAACGGCAGAAACGGATAACTGCGCGTCCGCACAAGAGGACGCGCCTTTCCAAGCGGAGCGGCGCGCTGATCCTCACGGCGCTGGCCGCCTGCGGCGGTACGGCGATCATCGCCGCCCAGGCCCTGGCGGGGCCCGGTGGGCCCGGGGCCGGCGGCACGGACGCCTCGGCGGGCGGCGGCGCGGGCACGGTGGCCGGCCGGACGATCAGCTGTCCGGACGTGGGGCAGCGGCTGCGCAGCCTTCCACCTGCCGCCGCGCCCGAAGTGAACCGTGACCTGGGGCAGTTGGACGCTCAGGTCGCCCAGGCGTTCCGGCGGTGGTCGGCCGATCCCGGCACACAGGACCAAGTGCTGCGCGGCCTGGAGAAGGACCGTAAGGCCACCATCGGGCGGATCACGGACGCGCTGCGCCGGGCCGGTGAGCGGCCGGACGCGCTCGACCGGCTGAGCGCGTGCCGCACGACGACGGGGAATGCGACCACCGCGCGGAACGCGCCCCGGGACGCCCGGGGCGGGAACAGTGCGGGCAACGGCCCGTTCCGCGACGACTTCGTCGACATCAAAACCGTACGGCCGAATACGCGCGGCAATGGCCAAGGGGGACGCGGCACCGCCTCCGGTTCGTTCCGCTCGGAATGCGGGCGCAACGAGAACCGGCACAACAATCCGGACAACCTGATCGTGGCGCCGGGAGTCAGCAACGGCGCCCACCATATGCACGACTATGTCGGCAATCTGGCGACAAGCGCGTTCTCCTCCGACCGGGAATTGGCCGGAGCCGGTACGACCTGCGGCAACGGGGACCGGTCCACGTATTACTGGCCGGTGCTCCGGCTACGGGACAACGGGCGGGAACGGGACGCCGACGCACCCGGCGGCGGGCAGGACGGCAATGTCGGCACCATCCTGCGCCCGGCCGCGGTGTCGCTGAAGTTCGACGGGAACGGCGCGGACAAGGTCACGGCCATGCCCCCGTTCCTGCGGAACCTCACCGGTGACGCGAAAGCCCTGACGAACGGCCCGGCCAACGCGAACGCCTCGTGGAGCTGCACCGGTTTCGAGAACCGGCAGTTGAAGAACAAGTACCCGATCTGTCCTCGCGGCAGCAACGTCGTACGGTCGCTGGCGTTCCCCAACTGCTGGGACGGGCGCAACATCGACAGCGCCAATCACCGGACGCATGTGGTGTTCCCGGACGGCAACGGGCGGTGCCGCAACGGATTCCGGGCCATTCCCCGGCTGGTGCAGCGGCTGACCTACGCCGTTCCGCCGAACGCGCAGTACGCGGTGGACAGTTTCCCCGACCAGCTGCACAACCCGGTGACGGATCACGGGGACTTCATCAACGCGATGCCGCAGCGGCTGATGCGTACGGCCGTGGACTGCATCAATTCCGGCCGCGACTGCCGGTGA
- a CDS encoding (Fe-S)-binding protein encodes MRVALFVTCINDTLHPDTGRAVITLLERLGVEVGFPEEQSCCGQPQFNTGYRHLTEPLVRRYERAFRDYDYVVTPSGSCAAMVRDNYPRIAAEGRDSRDLAEAAARAVPKTYELTEFLVDVLKVTDVGAYYPHTVTYHPTCHGLRMLRLGDRPRRLLEHVKGLELRELPGAEECCGFGGTFAVKNPAVSAAMGADKVRAVRETGAEAVCTVDNSCLLHIGGMLRREGAAARPVHIAEILAATEADTRKPAGREGSPR; translated from the coding sequence GTGCGTGTAGCACTGTTCGTCACCTGCATCAACGACACGCTCCACCCGGACACCGGCCGGGCAGTGATCACGCTGCTGGAACGCCTCGGTGTCGAGGTGGGATTCCCCGAGGAACAGAGCTGCTGCGGCCAGCCGCAGTTCAACACCGGCTACCGGCATCTGACGGAGCCGCTGGTGCGCCGCTACGAGCGGGCCTTCCGGGATTACGACTATGTGGTCACCCCGTCCGGTTCCTGCGCGGCGATGGTACGCGACAACTATCCGCGGATCGCGGCCGAGGGGCGCGACAGCCGGGACCTGGCCGAGGCCGCGGCGCGCGCCGTACCGAAGACGTACGAGCTGACCGAGTTCCTGGTCGACGTGCTGAAGGTGACGGACGTCGGCGCGTACTACCCGCACACCGTCACCTACCACCCCACCTGCCACGGCCTGCGGATGCTGCGTCTGGGCGACCGGCCGCGGCGGCTGCTGGAGCACGTCAAGGGCCTGGAGCTGCGGGAACTGCCGGGTGCCGAGGAGTGCTGCGGCTTCGGCGGCACCTTCGCGGTGAAGAATCCGGCCGTGTCGGCCGCGATGGGTGCCGACAAGGTGCGCGCCGTCCGGGAGACGGGCGCGGAGGCGGTCTGCACGGTCGACAACTCCTGTCTGCTGCACATCGGCGGCATGCTCAGGCGGGAGGGCGCGGCGGCCCGGCCCGTGCACATCGCGGAGATCCTGGCCGCCACGGAGGCAGATACCCGGAAGCCGGCCGGCAGGGAAGGGAGCCCGCGATGA
- a CDS encoding LutC/YkgG family protein: protein MSSRDVVLARVRRALADVPRGEGPGDVPVPRDYLRTHGSRTAEERVALLAENLAEYRAVVHHCAEDDVHMLVMRLLNEHGTQHVLVPPGLDPWWMAAADPVRIHDRAASTARELDTVDSVVTGCAVAIAETGTIVLDGSPDQGRRRISLIPDHHICVVRVPDQVVDSVPQALERLDPARPLTWISGPSATSDIELDRVEGVHGPRKLEVVLLSE, encoded by the coding sequence GTGAGCAGCCGGGATGTGGTGCTGGCGCGGGTGCGCCGGGCGCTGGCGGACGTACCGCGCGGCGAGGGGCCCGGGGATGTGCCGGTGCCGCGCGACTACCTGCGTACCCATGGCTCCCGTACGGCGGAGGAGCGGGTGGCGCTGCTGGCGGAGAATCTGGCGGAGTACCGGGCGGTGGTGCACCACTGCGCCGAGGACGATGTGCACATGCTGGTCATGCGCCTGCTGAACGAGCACGGCACGCAGCACGTCCTCGTACCGCCGGGGCTGGACCCCTGGTGGATGGCCGCCGCCGACCCCGTCCGCATCCACGACCGGGCGGCGAGCACCGCGCGCGAACTCGACACGGTGGACAGCGTCGTCACCGGCTGCGCGGTGGCCATCGCGGAGACCGGCACGATCGTTCTGGACGGCTCGCCCGACCAGGGCCGCCGCCGGATCTCGCTCATTCCGGACCATCACATCTGCGTGGTGCGCGTGCCGGACCAGGTCGTCGACTCGGTGCCGCAGGCGCTCGAACGGCTGGACCCGGCACGGCCGTTGACGTGGATCTCGGGTCCGTCGGCGACCAGTGACATCGAATTGGACCGGGTGGAAGGGGTGCACGGGCCGCGGAAGCTGGAGGTCGTGCTGCTGTCGGAGTGA
- a CDS encoding methyltransferase translates to MASPHPVAPTASPLPLMQLATGFWAFKTLATADELGLFGMLDRLGGGTVEECAEELEIGTRPAGMLLTGCAALDLLERRGDGRFVNSALADAYLVPGRPYHFSGWLRMLDQRLYPGWGRLGEAVRTNRPTTWDPDKQLHLFDTEDPGLLSVFWEAMHAVSSWTAQRLGEVVDLTAGTRLLDVGGGSGAYAIELCRQHPGLKATVYDLPKVCPVAERNITEAGLADRIGTLPGDFLAEPALPGGHDVIVLSMILHDWDEDTNRMLLDKCCAALPPGGTLVISELMVDDDLTGPAPAALMSLNMLVETEGGRNYTAAEYTSWLRDAGFSEVRKVPFEAPGANAAVVARR, encoded by the coding sequence ATGGCATCCCCGCACCCCGTCGCGCCGACCGCGTCCCCGCTTCCGCTGATGCAGTTAGCCACCGGGTTCTGGGCGTTCAAGACGCTGGCCACCGCCGACGAGCTGGGCCTGTTCGGCATGCTCGACCGGCTGGGCGGCGGCACGGTCGAGGAGTGCGCCGAGGAGCTGGAGATCGGCACCCGGCCGGCGGGGATGCTGCTGACCGGCTGCGCGGCGCTGGACCTGCTGGAACGCCGCGGGGACGGCCGCTTCGTCAACTCCGCGCTGGCCGACGCCTATCTGGTGCCGGGGCGCCCGTACCACTTCAGCGGCTGGCTGCGGATGCTGGACCAGCGGCTGTACCCGGGCTGGGGCCGGCTCGGCGAGGCGGTGCGCACCAACCGGCCCACGACCTGGGACCCCGACAAGCAGCTGCACCTGTTCGACACCGAGGACCCGGGGCTGCTGTCGGTGTTCTGGGAGGCGATGCACGCGGTGTCGTCGTGGACCGCGCAGCGGCTCGGCGAGGTGGTGGACCTGACCGCCGGGACGCGGCTGCTGGACGTGGGCGGCGGCTCCGGCGCTTACGCCATCGAGCTGTGCCGGCAGCATCCGGGTCTGAAGGCGACCGTCTACGACTTGCCGAAGGTGTGTCCGGTCGCGGAACGCAACATCACCGAGGCCGGGCTCGCGGACCGGATCGGCACCCTCCCCGGCGACTTCCTCGCCGAGCCCGCGCTGCCCGGCGGCCACGACGTGATCGTGCTGTCGATGATCCTCCACGACTGGGACGAGGACACCAACCGCATGCTGCTCGACAAGTGCTGCGCGGCGCTGCCGCCCGGCGGCACCCTGGTGATCAGCGAGCTGATGGTGGACGACGACCTGACCGGGCCCGCACCGGCCGCCCTGATGAGCCTGAACATGCTGGTGGAGACCGAGGGCGGCCGCAACTACACGGCGGCGGAGTACACCTCCTGGCTGCGGGACGCCGGCTTCTCCGAGGTGCGCAAGGTGCCGTTCGAGGCGCCCGGCGCCAACGCGGCCGTCGTCGCCCGCAGGTGA
- a CDS encoding glycoside hydrolase family 2 TIM barrel-domain containing protein — MNVRRINRRSFLATGAALAGWAAFAAQKRAFAASAASGGEWDAAPRIFQVNREPARARLIPYGDARTARAGEFHASPYYRSLNGRWRFHWSKNPDERPRDFFAPRYDDSGWDRITVPSNWEIEGYPEPIYLNVKYPWIGYEDPQPPHVPHGFNPVGSYRRAFTVPGNWDGRRTLLSFQGVKSAFFVWVNGERVGYSEDSYTPAEFDITERLRPGANVLAVEVYRWSDGSWLEDQDMIDLSGIFRDVYLYSIAPVHLQDLHVRTVLDAAHRDAELTVAATVRNRGGAAADAHRLRAELYDERGRPALPAPLSAEVRFGDGPEATVEPKATVRAPHLWSAETPHLYTLVLTLTDPAGHTVDVQSSRVGFRSVAYGPGTLTVNGQPVVFRGVNRHETDPDHGQAVPEERMLQDIRIMKQHNINAVRTSHYPADPRWLELCDEYGLYVVGEANLESHGVRDRLPGSLPEWTDACLDRMRSMVERDKNHPSVVVWSLGNEAGQGSTFRAMADWTHRRDPSRPVHYEGMNAVADIESRMYAKPDEVERYGQSGNPKPFLLCEYAHSMGNSTGNFQEYWDVFERYPNLHGGFIWDFVDQAIRRPVPGDPKRTYLSYGGDWHPGYPTDWNFCCNGIVSADRVPHPAIHEVKKVYQAVRTAAADLAAGTVRISNRQLFLGLDGYELRWEVTRDGERIEHGTLPAPQAAPGQETTVRIPFTRPERPAPGAEYWLNLSFVLRHATSWADAGHSVAAEQLALPWHAPAPAEPSPAGLPPLRLTESDRTVTVTGRDLELVLDKASGTLSAYRHRGRALLTAGPVPNFWRGPTDNDIGRDAHKSLRTWREAGAKRTVTRVKTAQPSAAEVSIEVTATLPTWPAASRWNTVFTVRGDGEVRVRHTLTPGPWLPDLPMVGALLTVPAGLETLSWYGRGPHENYWDRRTAAFVGRYRSSVDAQFGPYVRPQQTGNLTDVRSASLTGRDGTGLTVRAEPGDGAPLLELSALHYAPSDLESERHEHPYELKRRPETVLGVNHRQMGVGGNDSWGAPPLDTYLLRADRPYSYAYRLRPA, encoded by the coding sequence ATGAACGTACGTCGCATCAACCGCCGGTCCTTCCTCGCCACCGGCGCCGCACTGGCCGGGTGGGCCGCGTTCGCCGCACAGAAGCGAGCCTTCGCCGCCTCCGCCGCCTCCGGCGGGGAGTGGGACGCCGCCCCGCGGATCTTCCAGGTCAACCGCGAACCGGCCCGCGCCCGCCTGATCCCGTACGGCGACGCCCGGACCGCACGGGCCGGTGAGTTCCACGCCTCCCCGTACTACCGCTCCCTCAACGGCAGGTGGCGCTTCCACTGGTCCAAGAACCCCGACGAGCGGCCCCGCGACTTCTTCGCGCCCCGGTACGACGACAGCGGCTGGGACCGCATCACCGTGCCGTCCAACTGGGAGATCGAGGGCTATCCGGAGCCTATCTACCTCAACGTGAAGTACCCGTGGATCGGGTACGAGGACCCGCAGCCGCCGCACGTCCCGCACGGCTTCAACCCGGTCGGCTCCTACCGGCGCGCCTTCACCGTCCCCGGCAACTGGGACGGCCGCCGCACCCTGCTCTCCTTCCAGGGCGTGAAGTCGGCGTTCTTCGTGTGGGTCAACGGCGAGCGCGTCGGCTACAGCGAGGACAGCTACACCCCGGCCGAGTTCGACATCACCGAGCGGCTGCGGCCCGGCGCGAACGTGCTGGCCGTCGAGGTGTACCGGTGGTCCGACGGCAGCTGGCTGGAGGACCAGGACATGATCGACCTGTCCGGGATCTTCCGCGACGTGTACCTGTACTCCATCGCCCCGGTGCACCTCCAGGACCTGCACGTACGTACCGTTCTGGACGCTGCGCACCGCGACGCGGAGCTGACCGTGGCCGCGACCGTACGCAACCGGGGCGGGGCAGCGGCGGACGCCCACCGGCTCAGAGCGGAGCTGTACGACGAGCGGGGGCGGCCCGCGCTGCCCGCGCCGCTGTCCGCCGAGGTCCGCTTCGGCGACGGGCCGGAGGCCACGGTCGAGCCGAAGGCCACCGTCCGCGCCCCGCACCTGTGGTCCGCCGAGACCCCGCACCTCTACACGCTCGTGCTGACGCTCACCGACCCGGCGGGCCACACCGTGGACGTGCAGAGCAGCCGGGTGGGCTTCCGGTCCGTCGCGTACGGGCCCGGCACGCTCACCGTCAACGGGCAGCCCGTCGTCTTCCGCGGCGTCAACCGGCACGAGACCGACCCCGACCACGGTCAGGCCGTCCCCGAGGAGCGGATGCTCCAGGACATCCGCATCATGAAGCAGCACAACATCAATGCCGTCCGCACCTCCCACTACCCGGCCGATCCGCGCTGGCTGGAACTGTGCGACGAGTACGGCCTGTACGTCGTCGGCGAGGCCAACCTGGAGTCGCACGGGGTTCGCGACCGGCTGCCCGGGAGCCTGCCGGAGTGGACGGACGCCTGCCTGGACCGGATGCGGTCGATGGTCGAACGGGACAAGAACCACCCGTCCGTCGTGGTCTGGTCGCTGGGCAACGAGGCGGGCCAGGGCAGCACCTTCCGGGCCATGGCGGACTGGACGCACCGCCGCGACCCGTCCCGGCCGGTGCACTACGAGGGCATGAACGCGGTCGCCGACATCGAAAGCCGGATGTACGCCAAGCCGGACGAGGTCGAGCGCTACGGGCAGTCCGGCAATCCCAAGCCGTTCCTCCTGTGCGAATACGCGCACTCCATGGGCAACAGCACCGGCAACTTCCAGGAGTACTGGGACGTCTTCGAGCGCTACCCGAATCTGCACGGCGGCTTCATCTGGGACTTCGTCGACCAGGCCATCCGCCGGCCCGTCCCCGGCGACCCGAAGCGCACGTATCTCTCCTACGGCGGCGACTGGCACCCCGGCTACCCGACCGACTGGAACTTCTGCTGCAACGGCATCGTCTCCGCCGACCGCGTGCCGCACCCGGCCATCCACGAGGTCAAGAAGGTCTACCAGGCCGTCCGGACGGCCGCCGCCGATCTCGCCGCCGGCACGGTACGGATCAGCAACCGGCAGCTGTTCCTGGGGCTCGACGGTTACGAGCTGCGCTGGGAGGTCACCCGCGACGGCGAGCGGATCGAGCACGGCACGCTGCCCGCGCCACAGGCCGCGCCCGGCCAGGAGACGACCGTACGCATTCCCTTCACCCGGCCCGAGCGGCCCGCGCCCGGAGCCGAGTACTGGCTCAACCTCTCCTTCGTACTGCGCCACGCGACCTCCTGGGCGGACGCGGGCCACAGCGTCGCCGCCGAACAGCTCGCGCTGCCCTGGCACGCCCCCGCGCCCGCCGAGCCCTCCCCCGCCGGACTGCCGCCGCTCCGCCTCACCGAGTCGGACCGGACGGTCACCGTCACCGGGCGCGACCTCGAACTCGTCCTGGACAAGGCGAGCGGCACCCTGTCGGCCTACCGCCACCGCGGGCGGGCGCTGCTGACCGCCGGACCGGTGCCCAACTTCTGGCGCGGGCCAACGGACAACGACATCGGCCGCGACGCGCACAAGTCGCTGCGCACCTGGCGCGAGGCGGGCGCCAAGCGCACCGTGACGCGGGTGAAGACCGCGCAGCCGTCCGCCGCCGAGGTGAGCATCGAGGTCACGGCCACGCTGCCCACGTGGCCCGCCGCCTCCCGCTGGAACACCGTCTTCACCGTGCGCGGTGACGGCGAGGTACGGGTGCGGCACACGCTCACGCCGGGCCCCTGGCTGCCCGACCTGCCGATGGTGGGCGCGCTGCTGACCGTACCGGCCGGGCTGGAGACCCTGAGCTGGTACGGGCGGGGGCCGCACGAGAACTACTGGGACCGGCGCACGGCGGCGTTCGTCGGCCGCTACCGCAGCAGCGTCGACGCCCAGTTCGGCCCGTACGTCCGGCCCCAGCAGACCGGCAACCTGACCGATGTGCGCAGCGCCTCGCTGACCGGGCGCGACGGTACGGGGCTGACCGTGCGCGCGGAGCCGGGCGACGGCGCGCCGCTGCTGGAGCTGAGCGCCCTGCACTACGCGCCGTCCGACCTGGAGAGCGAACGGCACGAGCATCCGTACGAGCTGAAGCGGCGCCCCGAGACGGTGCTCGGCGTCAACCACCGGCAGATGGGCGTCGGCGGGAACGACTCGTGGGGCGCGCCGCCGCTGGACACGTACCTGCTGCGTGCCGACCGGCCCTACAGCTACGCGTACCGGCTGCGGCCGGCGTGA